aaggggtaccagcaagcaagcggcactatgaagaccaaggagctctccaaacaggtcacggacaaagttgtggagaagtacagatcagggttgggttataaaaaaatatccaaaactttgaacatcccacagagcaccattaaatccattatagaaaaattgaaagaatatggcaccacaacaaacctgccaagagagggccgcccaccaaaactcacggaccaggcaaggagggcattaattagagaggcaacaaagagaccaaagataaccctgaaggagctgcaaagctccacagcggagattggagtatccgTCCATAGCACCACTTTAAGCCTTAcactgggctttacggaagagtgtcaagaaaaaagccattgcttaaagaaaaaaatatacaaagacgtttggtgtttgccaaaaggcatatgggagattccccaaacatatggaagaaggtactctggttagatgagatTAAAAtcgagctttttggccatcaaggaaaatgctatgtctggcgcaaacccaacacctctcatcacccgagaacaccatccacacagtgaagcatggtggtggcagcatcatgctgtgggtatgtttttcatcggcagtgactgggaaactggtcagaattgaaagaatgatggatggcactaaatacagggaaattcttgagggaaacctgtttcagtcttccagagatttgagactgggcagaaggttcaccttcctgcaggacaatgaccctaagcatactgctaaagcaacactcgagtggtttaaggggaaataaTGAAATGTCTTGGAaaggcctagtcaaagcccagacctcaatccatttgagaatctgtgctatgacttaaagattgctgtacaccagtggaacccatccaacttgaaggagctggagcagttttgccttgaagaatgcgcaaaaatccaagtggctagatgtgccacgCTTATAGAAACATACCCCacgagacttgcagctgtaattgctgcaaaggtggctctacaaagtattgacctagggttatgcacgctcaagttctgttttttttgtcttatttcttgtttgtttcacaagagaAACTATTTTGAATCATCAATGTGGtcggcatgttgtgtaaataacATTATACAAACcacccaaaaatctattttaattccaggttgtaaggcaacaaaataggaaaaatgccaaggggggtgtcACGCCCGTCGaaatgagtagaccaaggcggagcgtgcatagagttccacatgttttattCCGATGAAACtcacaaacaaaaataacaaagtgcaaCGAAATGTGAAGCtatgtagtgctcgcaggcaactagacatagacaagatcccacaatctaatgtgggaaaaagggctgcctaagtatgatccccaatcagagacaacgataaacagctgcctctgattgggaaccatactaggccaacaaagaaatagaaacatagatttgcccacccaagtcacaccctgacctaaccaaatagagaataaaaaaggctctctaatgtcagggcgtgacagggggtgaatactttcctataggggagggtccgggtgggcatctcaTCTCGGTGGAGGCTCCGGTGCGGGATGCAGACCCAGCGCCGCTTGAGGCTCCCCCCACTTCGGTGGTGCCTCTGTTGCGGGGATCGTCGTCgcggactccggaccgtagatcattgtcgcggactccggaccgtagatcgtcgtcacggactccggactgggaaccatctctggaagctccggacagGGAAccaacgctggaggctccggactggggactgtcgctggaggctccggactggggaccattgctgcaggctccggactggggaccgtcgctgcaggctgcggactggggaccgtcgctggaggctccggactggggaccgtcgctggaggccgaGTGCGTGGaactggcacaggacgcaccgggctggagagacgcactggaggccgggtgcgtggagctggcacaacgcgtcctggctggatacccactttagcTCGGTAAGTGCGTAGAGCTGGctcaggatatactgggccgtggaggcggactggaggtctggagcgtagagctggcacaacgcgtcctggctgaataccccctgtagcacggcaagtgcgaggagctggcacaggccgcactgggttgtgctggcgaactggggatactgtgcgtagagctggcacaggatatcctgggccgaggagacgcactggagaccaggaccgctgagccggcacaatccgtcctggacAGATGCTCACCTTAGCACGGCAAGTACGGAAAGCaggcacagaacgcaccgggctAAAGGTGCGCACTGGAGGCACGGTGCGCAGAACCGGAAACATGGTATCTGAACCGTGACCAACTCCTCATCGTAATTACAGGGAGTTGGTTCTTGTTCCCACCTTTGCTCCGCTCGCCACCCCGTGTGCCCCTCCCCCCAATTTTTTTGAGGCTGCCTCCTGGGCTTCCGTCGTTTCCTTGATTCCTGTTCTCGTCGCCGTTCCTCtctcgctgcctccgcctgcttccatggcagggtcttgtcccctgccattacctcctcccaggtccaggatgtcctccactcctgggcacgctgcttggtcacttggtggtgggatcttctgtcacgccCGTGGaaatgagtagaccaaggcgcagcgtgcatagagttccacatgttttattCCGATGAAACtcacaaacaaaaataacaaagtgcaaTGAAATGTGAAGCTATGTAGTGCTCGCAAgcaactagacatagacaagatcctacaatctaaggtgggaaaaagggctgcctaagtatgatccccaatcagagacaacgataaacagctgcctctgattgggaaccatactatgccaacaaagaaatagaaacatagatttgcccacccaagtcacaccctgacctaaccaaatagagaataaaaaaggctctctaatgtcagggcgtgacagggggtgaatactttctcaagccTCTAGACTCAACATTATCATCGGGGTAGAGAATGTTGTGAGGTGTGAGTGTGTATTTTACACATATATTTTACAAATacgtacatactgtatattttatttaGTTATATAATTGCTAAATACATTTTCCcaatatatttaaatatttaattGAAATATAGTTCAATATATTATTTTTCCCTATGGGGTCACAGTTTGTTTCTGAGCAGGCAGAAGCCAGCCATCTCACTGTGTCCTTCCCTGATCTAAAAACACACATCCCCTCTCTCATGACAActcacacatacaacacagacaaacagatgcagacacagatgcaaaaatatatatatatatatatataataatattgtctgtgtcccaaatggcaccctatgtagtgcactataggcccttgtcaaaagtagtgtactaaataggtAATAATGTGCCATTTGGTAGGCAGACATTCTCGCTATAGCTGCAAGATGACATTCCATTAGCATGCCCTGAAGGAGCAGCTGTtactctatcctctctgtctgcctccatccctggctctctctctctctgtctctcttactctgtcgctctctccttctctttctgtgtGACTGTCACAGGCAGTACAATAGAAACCTTTGtttgcctccatctctctctctctctctgtttttctctctctatgcctcctgtctgtctctttctcactctccctccctctctctgtgacaGTTGCTCTTTCCTACCATTCCAGCAGACCCGGTAGTCGATGGCTACATTTTTTCATATCTAAACAGGATTAATCTCTCTTTCCCCTGGCTGGTCTGGCCCTGTATGAGGTTATTTAAGGTTATACTATGCTTATGCCATGGGTACTGGTTAGTGTGATGTTACGTGTACGGAGTTAAAGAGATTTTGTTTACTTTTTAGCCAGTAATTCTGAAAGTAACACTCACAAGCCAAAAGGTTTCCCCGAACATTGCGTACTACGTCACATACCGTATGTGCAGATATGTACACCGCGTCATTGTGCTCCCTCTcgttctgctgtgtgtgcatgatgtgcctcttgctagctgtcactcaaatggcgaggggctgaagctcattggttgaactgaaattgctagggggctggcccacgtgggagaaaatgtagggaaaatggcgcagcacagcttccagaaaaacagttgttttcaaactagggatttcatggctaattgaggtaaaacagtaattctgctcatagattatgcatgtatgaactacacattgacacatccagcgcAAAGATAAAAAATACTTTGTAGTCGCCAAAGTtctggagcatgtctttaaggCTACCTACACAGAGTTGAGGTGGGTTAATGTGATATGAGTTGAGGTGACCTTATTCGTTGTGAGTTGAGGTGACGTAATCTGTTATTTTAGGATGTTGGGTAGTTGTTTTCATGGTAAGCAGTGGTTTTGAAAGGGTAGTGTCTGCCATGTTACCTGTACAGAGTTGAGGTGACAGTATCCATTCAGTGGAAAGCGTATGACGTGAGTAGAGTCATGATTCCAGCCTGCGTTCATGGAGTTACACATGACGTCCCCGACCTCTGGAAACACGTCCTCGATCAAAGCCCTGTCTCCACTCAGAGTGATCCTCTCCCCCAGCTCTGGAGCTACAcgcaccaccacacactcacacacacgccacacactCCTGGCCTCGCGCTCACTCCTCCAGCGTTCTAATTCTGCTTGTAGTGGGGATAGCTGGAAGAACCTGGCCTCCTCACAGAGTAGAGAGTACTCCTGgaacacatacgcacacacacacgcacgcacgcacgcacacacacacacacacacacacacacacacacacacacacacacacacacacacacacacacacacacacacacacacacacacacacacacacacacacacacacacacacacacacacacacacacacacactatgctaTCAGAAAGGAATTATGGACGAGGTTTTCCAGTATCTCTCACTCAGTGTCAGAGATACTCACTTTGAAGTCGTCAGGGAGGAGCAGTTTGGCCGTCCGCAGGAAGTTGAGGATGTAGCGGAACATGTGGCCGTCTCGGTCTATGAAGTAGTGCTGCTTCAGACTATCTAACACTATGGGCTCTGTCCCGTTGAATAGACGACCAATCCTGGTGGGAGGTGATATCATCATTGTGATTGTCATCAGAGTGTGCATGTTCATGTTTGAGGGGATCAGTTTGAGCAAGGCAAGGCGCAGAATCGCTAATCTTGATcacataatgagtagttatttggaACGCAATGTCATTTGTAGATCAGTGACTGTGCAATCCACTTCAATGTAGTTGATCTCAAACaccttatgtgtgtgtgtgtcttaccgtGACTCGGGGTACTTGGTGAGTGTAGCCAGGCTGCTGGTGTACATGTGTCCTCCTACATCTATGTGTACAGGGGCGTTGGTCTTTGTGAGCTGGGCGGGGGTGGGGATGCCCCCGATACCCCCAGAGCCCAGTGGAGAGGCAGGGGACTGGGAGACCAGCGGCCTACTGGCCATGCTGCTATTACGGCTATCCTGGGAgacaagaagaaaaagaagaatactttattgtacaatgtacacaaatgtcaaacaaaaattTGTCACACATACTGTAAACCGTTAAACACATGAGGCATTACAGAGTTCTTCCATGAGCGACCAAGTAGAGACAGGACACTAGTAAGGAGAAGTAGACTGAGACTTCATTCATACTGCGCCAACTCTTTGAGCACAGAACTCATGATGCACTGCACTGCATGACGAAGAGTGTGTTTGCCCTTTTCAGAGTCTGTGTGTATATCAGGGGTAGCTTTGGGTTGCGGAGAGAGATCTGAGTGTAGTTAAAGGAGCTCAGAGACAGATAGGAGTCTGCCTCCTGTTATACAGGTGAGGTTTTGAGACAGGTGAGGACATTACCTTATCGAGGAGGGTTTAAAAACCCTTGTAAATGCTTCACGAAAATCTGCACTTCAGAAAAACTAACAAGCTATAAAGTCTACTGGTCAGCATTTACTGTGGTAAGTGCAGTGAGGGAAGAAGACAGCCATGGCCGCAGGTCAGAGTCTGCCTCTTAAAGCTGAGAACACAGTAAATAgtaagatactgtagatatacagagatagagggagataaagggggagagagatgtagcTGATAAAGCAGAAATCAGATGAGCAGAGCTGTTGGTAATGCAGCAGACATGTCCATCTCCCCGGGGCCACATAACAGGCAGGCTCATTAGAGGAATGGCTCAAAAACAGGAAACTCGTAAGAGactggacacgcacacacacacactcattttgTCATTGGAGGAAAGATACTTACTTGAGACAGCCTGCCATACTTTTTTTTTTCATTATAGTGCCTGTGTCTCAGAAAAATGTGAGCTTTAGGCGAATGGGTATAAGagatgtgtgctgtgtgtgtgtgtgtgtgtccgtgagaGCTTGCACGCTCTGGCTCTACCCCTGCCGGCTCCACTGTGGTGCATGGTTAATAACTGTGGGCCTGGGGTGCCCGTAACCCATAGCAACAGACAGAGTCCCAAAGAAAACTCactactgtcctctcctctgcactcacagggtgcatcccaaatggcaccctaatccctatttTTATTGAGCTTTTATTTAATCATGGGAGCCcgttgagaccagggtctcattgTCAATGGTGCTCTGAGGACAAACAATTTCAACATGGACATTCCAATAAAAAAGAAATCAACAACTACAGGTTACAATTTCAAAAACTACAATTTCAACACCACAATACATGTGTACATTTAATCAAAACAAATGCAATTCCCCGTTTAACAAATTCAACATTAGATTCCTAAACTGAATCAAGATGCAGTTGCACTACATccggaatacggtgccatttggaatgcaagcACAATGTTCATGACCTCTTTACTAAAGCACCTAGAACACCCAAAGAGAATACAAAACTCACTCCTACACAATACAAACCCACACACATCCTACAGGTCAATACGTTCAAAGTAAATTGGAAATTACGGTAGTCTCTATACACTTAAACACTTCATTAACACAGCAAATGGTGCGTGACCAAATGGCGACATAACCTATTACGCACTCATTTCATTTCCGCATTAAATCCGAGGACGTTTTTGAGAGGCTGTCTACAAGTAAGGTTATCCTGCATTACATTTAAAAGTGCAAAAGCATAATCTCTGTCCGTGCACTGTATGACACTCTATTACCTGCGCGGATACCACGTCAGTCAGTAAAGGAGCGGATTGCTGACGGTGGGGCTCCTGGGGTTGGATGTCCACGGGCTCTGTACCGTCCACTATGACCACAGGGGACATTGCGCGTTCTCCGGGACGCACACAGAGCTTCTTAGGAGAAGGAGGTCCCGAAAAACCGCAGAGAGCACGAGCTTTCCTTGTTGTTCTCTGCGGCTTCAGTTCCACTGTGTCTGTGACCTGTTGGATGTACGGGATCACGAGCTGGAGATGAGACTGCACGCCACCATTGACTGTTTCGGAGGCAATCTGAAGCGACACCAACTTTGACCCTATACCGGCAATGCTGTTGAGCGTTGCTATGGAGACGGCGCCGATGCAGTGGTTGGTGTAGGTCTTTGACAGTTTGGCTGCACGCGACAGCATCTGCATCCTCGTGCCAAGCAGGTTTTTACCAATGGCTTTGTTCTCATACCATGTTATGTCGCTTGCGCAGCAGTGGTCTCGTGGTCGTTGGAAGAATGCTTTGCACAATGGGTTCCGTTTCGAGACATACCTTACAAAGCTGGCATATGGACAAAACTCAGTTCCAGTCTCATACATGCGCGGCAAAGTATCTTCATCCGGGTCTGGTCTCTTTTTATTCCAACACGCGGAGCGAGACTTGTGATACGGCCCCAGTGCTTTGAAATAGATAAACTTTCTCCCATTCTCGTCTATGGCCAGGCCGAATGAATCCTCCTCCAGCTCGCGCTGATTCTCTCGCCCCCTCGTACAGAAATACATGCATGTCTCAAACCACACTTTGTTGAGCAGTCCGAACGGCGTATCAATGTTAAAAACACTGGAGGTGTAGAGTTTTCTCAGGTCCGCCCGCGTGATTGCCTGTTTCTGCACCACGGGACCAGCACCCTGCTCCTCCAGCTTTCTGATGACCGCGGCCAGGGTCAGGTTGGCGCTGCGTAGCTCCGGGTCTTTGGTGAGATCCAGGGTGCGACAGTACGGTGGCTCATTCAGGTAGCGGTTCAGAGAACTCCGAATGCTAATGAGGGAAGACTTGCTATAGAGCTGGCCGCTCTTAGAGCGTGCCTCCGCGTAGAAGGACTGCAGGACCGCGCACAGCGCCTCCTTGTCCAGAGTTTCAAAGTCAGGACTTTGGGATTTCTCGCTCAGGTACTCCCGGAAGATCCGTACCGCATACCTGGTAGCCAGGCGGGTGTTCTCGCTCAGTCTGGAGCGGTCAGACGGCTGCAG
This genomic window from Salvelinus namaycush isolate Seneca chromosome 8, SaNama_1.0, whole genome shotgun sequence contains:
- the LOC120052101 gene encoding uncharacterized protein LOC120052101 gives rise to the protein MARMPGSADCSSDTAGTEREEHMSCPETERSGDEEDDEIQEVQITGEEYGEDELEWEAECADPSSCSAMETEAVLMRSTDQCSGLGPGADPGLFHIPGLDSDPEGDLQPSDRSRLSENTRLATRYAVRIFREYLSEKSQSPDFETLDKEALCAVLQSFYAEARSKSGQLYSKSSLISIRSSLNRYLNEPPYCRTLDLTKDPELRSANLTLAAVIRKLEEQGAGPVVQKQAITRADLRKLYTSSVFNIDTPFGLLNKVWFETCMYFCTRGRENQRELEEDSFGLAIDENGRKFIYFKALGPYHKSRSACWNKKRPDPDEDTLPRMYETGTEFCPYASFVRYVSKRNPLCKAFFQRPRDHCCASDITWYENKAIGKNLLGTRMQMLSRAAKLSKTYTNHCIGAVSIATLNSIAGIGSKLVSLQIASETVNGGVQSHLQLVIPYIQQVTDTVELKPQRTTRKARALCGFSGPPSPKKLCVRPGERAMSPVVIVDGTEPVDIQPQEPHRQQSAPLLTDVVSAQVLYILLFLLVSQDSRNSSMASRPLVSQSPASPLGSGGIGGIPTPAQLTKTNAPVHIDVGGHMYTSSLATLTKYPESRIGRLFNGTEPIVLDSLKQHYFIDRDGHMFRYILNFLRTAKLLLPDDFKEYSLLCEEARFFQLSPLQAELERWRSEREARSVWRVCECVVVRVAPELGERITLSGDRALIEDVFPEVGDVMCNSMNAGWNHDSTHVIRFPLNGYCHLNSVQVLERLQQRGFEIAGACGGGVDSSHFSEYVLRREGRSNGERGPTLICIKQEALD